In one window of Gossypium hirsutum isolate 1008001.06 chromosome A01, Gossypium_hirsutum_v2.1, whole genome shotgun sequence DNA:
- the LOC107918084 gene encoding multiprotein-bridging factor 1a has translation MAGIGPLTQDWEPVVIRKKPPNAATKKDEKVVNAARRAGAEIESVKKSNAGANKAASSSTTLNTRKLDEETENLAHERVPTELKKAIMHARMEKKLTQSQLAQMINEKPQIIQEYESGKAIPNQQIIGKLERALGAKLRGKK, from the exons ATGGCCGGAATCGGACCTTTAACGCAAGACTGGGAGCCCGTCGTTATTCGGAAAAAACCCCCAAACGCCGCCACCAAGAAGGATGAGAAAGTCGTTAACGCCGCCCGTCGAGCCGGTGCCGAGATCGAATCCGTCaagaaat CGAATGCTGGGGCGAACAAGGCAGCATCGAGTAGCACTACTTTGAATACAAGGAAACTTGATGAGGAAACTGAAAATCTTGCTC ATGAAAGAGTGCCAACTGAACTGAAGAAAGCCATCATGCATGCTCGAATGGAGAAGAAACTCACCCAGTCTCAACTTGCTCAG ATGATCAATGAAAAGCCCCAGATTATACAAGAGTACGAATCCGGAAAAGCTATTCCTAACCAACAGATTATAGGTAAACTCGAGAGGGCACTCGGTGCAAAGCTGCGAGGGAAGAAGTGA
- the LOC107917800 gene encoding uncharacterized protein isoform X3, translating into MNPYDEKRLRDEVIYLHYLWEQGPPQTTNQTLQKRPRPSTQNPINRRKFAHSGSHPPPKPDPGLDWSVLLKSTSPSSPGWPEPKSKPDPTVRPVSIEDQARVANMQMQNKVLDGCKEFFKKRVRDEENDDGDDDDGDDDDGDVDEEEEENNEVDMFFMRIFVNNSELRGYYEENHEKGEFFCLVCGGIGENLGKKFQGCVGLVQHCMSISKTKCKTGHRAFGLVVCKVLGWDIDRLPVILLKGEPLSRILANSRESQNTLQGEGSDKNVKNLETGNSSGEVRKDGSDYLGLGSSQVTTTGWSCIESIDVSTSTTPEWPSFEPCTASITHVISAEEQIRINMVQWQLNVFDACKQFLSKTAGSDSDEDDNEFNEDDLMDDDGSNDSNEFNFFLRLFTENDELRSYFETYCRDGDFWCLVCRGIGKKDWRIFKDCVGLIQHSTAISKTKRKQAHRAFGQVICKVLNWDFDRLPSIMLKNKPYSHSINHALTYKSKSESAGSKEDVDAHQNNSLLMNSENTMNEVPDKDANLENRALNIGANEDKPENPMNSSGENNTNSEADQ; encoded by the exons ATGAACCCGTATGATGAGAAAAGGCTAAGAGACGAAGTCATCTACTTACACTATCTCTGGGAACAAGGTCCCCCTCAGACCACTAATCAAACCCTTCAGAAAAGACCCAGACCTTCAACCCAAAACCCCATCAACAGAAGAAAGTTTGCTCATTCTGGATCCCACCCTCCACCCAAACCTGACCCTGGGCTCGACTGGTCAGTCCTTCTGAAATCCACATCACCTTCCTCTCCTGGATGGCCAGAACCCAAGTCTAAACCAGACCCCACGGTCAGACCTGTTTCAATTGAAGACCAAGCTAGGGTTGCCAACATGCAAATGCAAAACAAGGTTCTTGACGGTTGCAAAGAGTTTTTCAAGAAAAGGGTTCGTGATGAAGAAAacgatgatggtgatgatgatgatggtgatgatgatgatggtgatgttgatgaagaagaagaagaaaataatgaaGTAGACATGTTTTTTATGAGAATTTTTGTGAATAACAGTGAGTTGAGGGGCTACTATGAGGAGAATCATGAGAAAGGTGAGTTCTTTTGCTTGGTTTGTGGTGGCATTGGTGAAAATTTAGGTAAGAAATTCCAGGGATGTGTTGGACTTGTACAGCATTGTATGTCGATTTCGAAAACAAAGTGTAAGACAGGCCATAGAGCTTTTGGATTGGTTGTTTGTAAAGTTCTTGGTTGGGACATTGATAGGTTGCCTGTGATTTTGTTGAAAGGAGAGCCTTTGAGTCGTATTTTGGCTAATTCAAGGGAATCACAG AACACTTTGCAAGGAGAAGGTTccgataaaaatgtaaaaaatcttgAAACTGGAAATTCAAGTGGCGAAGTCCGGAAAGATGGCTCTGATTATCTG GGATTAGGCTCGTCTCAGGTCACAACCACCGGGTGGTCCTGCATAGAATCCATTGATGTGTCCACTTCAACAACTCCGGAATGGCCCAGCTTTGAGCCTTGTACTGCTTCTATCACTCATGTGATTTCTGCCGAAGAACAGATTAGAATAAACATGGTGCAGTGGCAGCTGAATGTCTTTGATGCTTGCAAACAATTCTTATCTAAAACAGCCGGATCAGACAGCGATGAAGATGATAATGAATTTAATGAAGATGATTTAATGGATGATGATGGGTCTAATGACAGTAATGAGTTCAATTTCTTTCTGAGGCTTTTCACAGAGAACGATGAACTCCGAAGTTATTTCGAGACTTACTGCAGAGATGGGGATTTCTGGTGTTTGGTCTGTCGCGGGATTGGGAAGAAAGATTGGAGGATTTTTAAAGACTGTGTGGGGCTAATTCAGCATTCCACTGCAATATCAAAGACAAAAAGGAAGCAAGCTCATAGAGCTTTCGGGCAGGTTATTTGTAAGGTTCTTAATTGGGATTTTGACCGTCTTCCATCGATCATGTTGAAGAACAAACCTTATAGCCATTCCATCAATCATGCTCTTACATATAAGTCAAAGTCCGAGTCAGCAGGTTCAAAGGAGGATGTTGATGCACATCAAAATAATAGCCTGTTGATGAATAGTGAG AATACCATGAACGAAGTACCCGACAAAGATGCTAATTTAGAAAACAGAGCTTTGAATATTGGAGCAAATGAAGATAAACCAGAAAATCCCATG AATTCTTCAGGAGAAAATAACACAAATTCTGAAGCAGACCAATGA
- the LOC107917800 gene encoding uncharacterized protein isoform X1, translating to MNPYDEKRLRDEVIYLHYLWEQGPPQTTNQTLQKRPRPSTQNPINRRKFAHSGSHPPPKPDPGLDWSVLLKSTSPSSPGWPEPKSKPDPTVRPVSIEDQARVANMQMQNKVLDGCKEFFKKRVRDEENDDGDDDDGDDDDGDVDEEEEENNEVDMFFMRIFVNNSELRGYYEENHEKGEFFCLVCGGIGENLGKKFQGCVGLVQHCMSISKTKCKTGHRAFGLVVCKVLGWDIDRLPVILLKGEPLSRILANSRESQNTLQGEGSDKNVKNLETGNSSGEVRKDGSDYLDKEDDLTGDVEFMNADGNGSVKKEVFSNDQSNGELMACNMSNNFLEEEDANENVESLEISDGEPNKGSVNDLGLGSSQVTTTGWSCIESIDVSTSTTPEWPSFEPCTASITHVISAEEQIRINMVQWQLNVFDACKQFLSKTAGSDSDEDDNEFNEDDLMDDDGSNDSNEFNFFLRLFTENDELRSYFETYCRDGDFWCLVCRGIGKKDWRIFKDCVGLIQHSTAISKTKRKQAHRAFGQVICKVLNWDFDRLPSIMLKNKPYSHSINHALTYKSKSESAGSKEDVDAHQNNSLLMNSENTMNEVPDKDANLENRALNIGANEDKPENPMNSSGENNTNSEADQ from the exons ATGAACCCGTATGATGAGAAAAGGCTAAGAGACGAAGTCATCTACTTACACTATCTCTGGGAACAAGGTCCCCCTCAGACCACTAATCAAACCCTTCAGAAAAGACCCAGACCTTCAACCCAAAACCCCATCAACAGAAGAAAGTTTGCTCATTCTGGATCCCACCCTCCACCCAAACCTGACCCTGGGCTCGACTGGTCAGTCCTTCTGAAATCCACATCACCTTCCTCTCCTGGATGGCCAGAACCCAAGTCTAAACCAGACCCCACGGTCAGACCTGTTTCAATTGAAGACCAAGCTAGGGTTGCCAACATGCAAATGCAAAACAAGGTTCTTGACGGTTGCAAAGAGTTTTTCAAGAAAAGGGTTCGTGATGAAGAAAacgatgatggtgatgatgatgatggtgatgatgatgatggtgatgttgatgaagaagaagaagaaaataatgaaGTAGACATGTTTTTTATGAGAATTTTTGTGAATAACAGTGAGTTGAGGGGCTACTATGAGGAGAATCATGAGAAAGGTGAGTTCTTTTGCTTGGTTTGTGGTGGCATTGGTGAAAATTTAGGTAAGAAATTCCAGGGATGTGTTGGACTTGTACAGCATTGTATGTCGATTTCGAAAACAAAGTGTAAGACAGGCCATAGAGCTTTTGGATTGGTTGTTTGTAAAGTTCTTGGTTGGGACATTGATAGGTTGCCTGTGATTTTGTTGAAAGGAGAGCCTTTGAGTCGTATTTTGGCTAATTCAAGGGAATCACAG AACACTTTGCAAGGAGAAGGTTccgataaaaatgtaaaaaatcttgAAACTGGAAATTCAAGTGGCGAAGTCCGGAAAGATGGCTCTGATTATCTG GATAAGGAGGATGATTTAACAGGTGATGTAGAGTTCATGAATGCTGATGGCAATGGGTCAGTTAAAAAAGAGGTTTTTAGTAATGATCAGAGTAATGGTGAATTGATGGCCTGTAACATGAGTAAT AATTTCTTAGAGGAGGAGGATGccaatgaaaatgttgaaagtCTCGAGATTTCAGATGGTGAACCAAACAAAGGATCGGTTAATGATCTG GGATTAGGCTCGTCTCAGGTCACAACCACCGGGTGGTCCTGCATAGAATCCATTGATGTGTCCACTTCAACAACTCCGGAATGGCCCAGCTTTGAGCCTTGTACTGCTTCTATCACTCATGTGATTTCTGCCGAAGAACAGATTAGAATAAACATGGTGCAGTGGCAGCTGAATGTCTTTGATGCTTGCAAACAATTCTTATCTAAAACAGCCGGATCAGACAGCGATGAAGATGATAATGAATTTAATGAAGATGATTTAATGGATGATGATGGGTCTAATGACAGTAATGAGTTCAATTTCTTTCTGAGGCTTTTCACAGAGAACGATGAACTCCGAAGTTATTTCGAGACTTACTGCAGAGATGGGGATTTCTGGTGTTTGGTCTGTCGCGGGATTGGGAAGAAAGATTGGAGGATTTTTAAAGACTGTGTGGGGCTAATTCAGCATTCCACTGCAATATCAAAGACAAAAAGGAAGCAAGCTCATAGAGCTTTCGGGCAGGTTATTTGTAAGGTTCTTAATTGGGATTTTGACCGTCTTCCATCGATCATGTTGAAGAACAAACCTTATAGCCATTCCATCAATCATGCTCTTACATATAAGTCAAAGTCCGAGTCAGCAGGTTCAAAGGAGGATGTTGATGCACATCAAAATAATAGCCTGTTGATGAATAGTGAG AATACCATGAACGAAGTACCCGACAAAGATGCTAATTTAGAAAACAGAGCTTTGAATATTGGAGCAAATGAAGATAAACCAGAAAATCCCATG AATTCTTCAGGAGAAAATAACACAAATTCTGAAGCAGACCAATGA
- the LOC107917800 gene encoding uncharacterized protein isoform X2 yields MNPYDEKRLRDEVIYLHYLWEQGPPQTTNQTLQKRPRPSTQNPINRRKFAHSGSHPPPKPDPGLDWSVLLKSTSPSSPGWPEPKSKPDPTVRPVSIEDQARVANMQMQNKVLDGCKEFFKKRVRDEENDDGDDDDGDDDDGDVDEEEEENNEVDMFFMRIFVNNSELRGYYEENHEKGEFFCLVCGGIGENLGKKFQGCVGLVQHCMSISKTKCKTGHRAFGLVVCKVLGWDIDRLPVILLKGEPLSRILANSRESQNTLQGEGSDKNVKNLETGNSSGEVRKDGSDYLNFLEEEDANENVESLEISDGEPNKGSVNDLGLGSSQVTTTGWSCIESIDVSTSTTPEWPSFEPCTASITHVISAEEQIRINMVQWQLNVFDACKQFLSKTAGSDSDEDDNEFNEDDLMDDDGSNDSNEFNFFLRLFTENDELRSYFETYCRDGDFWCLVCRGIGKKDWRIFKDCVGLIQHSTAISKTKRKQAHRAFGQVICKVLNWDFDRLPSIMLKNKPYSHSINHALTYKSKSESAGSKEDVDAHQNNSLLMNSENTMNEVPDKDANLENRALNIGANEDKPENPMNSSGENNTNSEADQ; encoded by the exons ATGAACCCGTATGATGAGAAAAGGCTAAGAGACGAAGTCATCTACTTACACTATCTCTGGGAACAAGGTCCCCCTCAGACCACTAATCAAACCCTTCAGAAAAGACCCAGACCTTCAACCCAAAACCCCATCAACAGAAGAAAGTTTGCTCATTCTGGATCCCACCCTCCACCCAAACCTGACCCTGGGCTCGACTGGTCAGTCCTTCTGAAATCCACATCACCTTCCTCTCCTGGATGGCCAGAACCCAAGTCTAAACCAGACCCCACGGTCAGACCTGTTTCAATTGAAGACCAAGCTAGGGTTGCCAACATGCAAATGCAAAACAAGGTTCTTGACGGTTGCAAAGAGTTTTTCAAGAAAAGGGTTCGTGATGAAGAAAacgatgatggtgatgatgatgatggtgatgatgatgatggtgatgttgatgaagaagaagaagaaaataatgaaGTAGACATGTTTTTTATGAGAATTTTTGTGAATAACAGTGAGTTGAGGGGCTACTATGAGGAGAATCATGAGAAAGGTGAGTTCTTTTGCTTGGTTTGTGGTGGCATTGGTGAAAATTTAGGTAAGAAATTCCAGGGATGTGTTGGACTTGTACAGCATTGTATGTCGATTTCGAAAACAAAGTGTAAGACAGGCCATAGAGCTTTTGGATTGGTTGTTTGTAAAGTTCTTGGTTGGGACATTGATAGGTTGCCTGTGATTTTGTTGAAAGGAGAGCCTTTGAGTCGTATTTTGGCTAATTCAAGGGAATCACAG AACACTTTGCAAGGAGAAGGTTccgataaaaatgtaaaaaatcttgAAACTGGAAATTCAAGTGGCGAAGTCCGGAAAGATGGCTCTGATTATCTG AATTTCTTAGAGGAGGAGGATGccaatgaaaatgttgaaagtCTCGAGATTTCAGATGGTGAACCAAACAAAGGATCGGTTAATGATCTG GGATTAGGCTCGTCTCAGGTCACAACCACCGGGTGGTCCTGCATAGAATCCATTGATGTGTCCACTTCAACAACTCCGGAATGGCCCAGCTTTGAGCCTTGTACTGCTTCTATCACTCATGTGATTTCTGCCGAAGAACAGATTAGAATAAACATGGTGCAGTGGCAGCTGAATGTCTTTGATGCTTGCAAACAATTCTTATCTAAAACAGCCGGATCAGACAGCGATGAAGATGATAATGAATTTAATGAAGATGATTTAATGGATGATGATGGGTCTAATGACAGTAATGAGTTCAATTTCTTTCTGAGGCTTTTCACAGAGAACGATGAACTCCGAAGTTATTTCGAGACTTACTGCAGAGATGGGGATTTCTGGTGTTTGGTCTGTCGCGGGATTGGGAAGAAAGATTGGAGGATTTTTAAAGACTGTGTGGGGCTAATTCAGCATTCCACTGCAATATCAAAGACAAAAAGGAAGCAAGCTCATAGAGCTTTCGGGCAGGTTATTTGTAAGGTTCTTAATTGGGATTTTGACCGTCTTCCATCGATCATGTTGAAGAACAAACCTTATAGCCATTCCATCAATCATGCTCTTACATATAAGTCAAAGTCCGAGTCAGCAGGTTCAAAGGAGGATGTTGATGCACATCAAAATAATAGCCTGTTGATGAATAGTGAG AATACCATGAACGAAGTACCCGACAAAGATGCTAATTTAGAAAACAGAGCTTTGAATATTGGAGCAAATGAAGATAAACCAGAAAATCCCATG AATTCTTCAGGAGAAAATAACACAAATTCTGAAGCAGACCAATGA
- the LOC107916715 gene encoding polynucleotide 3'-phosphatase ZDP: protein MLKLSFILTVPNKPKTPLLFCHFSKPESPKSSNLFSHFSFHFWEKRNMSTKIVAEYAKSGRSSCKKCGKTITAQALRLGLVTRDARGFDMTKWHHLDCFHEKIDSLDVIKGFDSLKGVDQEALKKLADGSIKSPKQLRGKDDEEEREQEEETESEKSNTKKIKLSAPDEKAQFDIAFSVSDIKDKYKDAALEPKWKAFQTIIFLERDDGLHDSGKIAAFDFDGCLAKTSLKRVGADAWSLMYPSIPEKLQSLYEEGFKLVIFTNESNIDRWKNKRQVAVDSKIGRITNFINKVKVPMQVFIACGISSSGGKAVDPFRKPKPGMWHIMEKHFNSGIPIDMDQSFYVGDAAGRPNDHSDADIKFAQAVGLKFYVPEDYFRS, encoded by the exons ATGCTAAAACTTTCCTTTATCCTCACAGTCCCCAATAAACCCAAAACTCCTCTTTTGTTTTGCCACTTCTCCAAACCAGAATCCCCTAAAAGCTCGAaccttttttctcatttttcttttcacttCTGGGAAAAGCGAAATATGTCCACCAAAATCGTAGCTGAGTATGCCAAGTCTGGCAGGTCCTCTTGCAAAAAATGTGGGAAAACTATAACTGCTCAGGCCTTGAGGTTAGGCCTTGTTACCAGAGATGCTAGGGGCTTTGATAtgaccaaatggcatcacttggATTGCTTCCATGAAAAAATTGATTCCCTTGATGTTATTAAGGGCTTTGACTCTCTCAAG GGTGTTGACCAGGAAGCTTTAAAGAAATTGGCTGATGGGTCTATTAAATCGCCTAAGCAG TTGCGAGGAAAAGATGATGAAGAGGAAAGGGAACAAGAAGAAGAAACTGAATCAGAGAAAAGCAATACAAAGAAAATTAAG TTGTCAGCGCCTGATGAGAAAGCTCAGTTTGACATAGCCTTTTCTGTCTCTGATATCAAGGATAAGTATAAG GATGCTGCATTAGAACCGAAATGGAAGGCATTCCAGACAATTATATTTCTTGAGCGG GATGATGGTCTCCATGATTCTGGTAAAATTGCAGCTTTTGATTTTGATGGTTGTCTGGCTAAAACATCTCTTAAAAG AGTAGGTGCAGATGCTTGGTCCCTTATGTATCCTTCAATACCAGAGAAGCTGCAGAGTCTTTATGAAGAGGGCTTTAAGCTG GTAATTTTTACAAATGAATCCAATATTGACCGCTGGAAGAATAAAAGGCAGGTAGCTGTGGACTCGAAAATTGGACGTATCACCAATTTCATCAATAAAGTAAAGGTTCCAATGCAG GTTTTCATAGCTTGTGGGATAAgcagttctggtggtaaagctGTTGATCCTTTCCGCAAACCAAAGCCTGGCATGTGGCACATTATGGAGAAACATTTCAACTCTGGCATTCCAATTGATATGGATCA ATCTTTTTATGTTGGCGATGCTGCTGGGAGACCGAATGATCATAGTGATGCTGATATAAAATTTGCACAG GCGGTAGGATTGAAATTTTACGTTCCTGAGGACTATTTCAGATCTTAG
- the LOC107918043 gene encoding rab3 GTPase-activating protein non-catalytic subunit isoform X1, whose protein sequence is MSKRSHHHLTELGCIACEDLTEFGAGKEGWLAPDAGTTVLCALDVHSLAIANRSVVLILGWSDSDEPRVKIRPELSPIEAERITAIEWLVFDDIKVIAIGTSRGFLLMYSLRGDLIHRQMVYHGQIIKLRVRGTKKDLMQDISSEDVCVVMPGVIARFDGSDIRSMLQRWFQETHSRFWDEKSNKDSEDNGNFDDRLPYQIWNVNKYGSCVDAAITGIMPPPLMELQSSQRYYCAVTIGDDAVISAFRLSEDRKRSLVGVILSKVMPVTFSTIASFSKMIWRSEPTPTSKPEEKLQSFARASSLTCLKDYPRKGEKLTLSPSGTLAAITDSLGRILLLDTQALVVVRIWKVSSAFIILNSWEPTAPFSGLSSIFHALFQGYRDANCFFMEMLVNRDDKCASSSYHVPGKSDYCLCLAIHAPRKGIIEVWQMRTGPRLLAIQCAKGCRLLQPTYRFGSLSDSPYVPLEVFLLNGDSGQLSVLNRFLN, encoded by the exons ATGTCCAAGCGGAGCCACCATCACTTGACGGAACTCGGCTGCATCGCCTGCGAAGATTTGACGGAGTTCGGTGCCGGAAAGGAAGGTTGGTTAGCCCCTGATGCCGGCACCACCGTCCTCTGCGCTCTCGACGTCCATTCTCTCGCAATCGCTAACCGATCTGTTGTTCTCATCCTCGGCTGGTCCGACTCGGACGAACCTCGGGTTAAGATCCGACCCGAACTGTCACCTATCGAGGCAGAGCGCATCACGGCCATCGAGTGGCTGGTTTTCGATGATATTAAAGTGATTGCAATCGGAACCTCTAGAGGATTCCTTTTGATGTACTCTTTGCGTGGTGATTTGATTCATAGACAG atGGTATATCACGGACAAATCATAAAGCTAAGAGTTCGGGGAACTAAGAAAGATCTGATGCAAGATATATCTTCAGAGGATGTTTGTGTTGTCATGCCGGGTGTAATCGCTCGTTTTGATGGGTCTGATATACGG AGTATGCTTCAAAGGTGGTTTCAAGAAACTCATTCTCGTTTTTGGGATGAGAAATCAAATAAAGATTCAGAGGATAACGGCAACTTTGACGACAGATTGCCTTACCAGATATGGAATGTTAATAAGTATGGGTCATGTGTTGATGCAGCAATCACTGGCATAATGCCACCTCCACTCATGGAACTCcag TCAAGTCAACGTTACTATTGTGCTGTCACCATTGGAGATGATGCTGTGATCTCTGCTTTCAG ACTTTCAGAAGATAGGAAACGTTCCTTGGTAGGAGTTATTTTGTCAAAAGTTATGCCTGTCACATTTTCCACTATTGCTTCTTTTTCCAAAATGATATGGCGGAGTGAACCAACACCAACCAGTAAACCAGAAGAGAAGCTTCAGTCATTTGCTCGAG CTTCTTCATTGACATGTTTGAAGGACTACCCAAGAAAGGGTGAAAAGCTGACCTTATCACCCAGTGGCACTTTGGCTGCTATCACGGATTCACTTGGTCGTATATTACTCTTAGATACTCAGGCACTTGTAGTAGTGCGAATTTGGAAGGTTTCTTCtgcttttataattttgaattctTGGGAACCAACTGCTCCTTTTTCTGGTCTAAGCAGtatttttcatgcactctttCAGGGATATCGTGATGCAAACTGCTTTTTCATGGAAATGTTAGTGAATAGAGATGATAAATGTGCAAGTTCCTCTTACCATGTACCAGGAAAGAGTGACTATTGCCTCTGTTTAGCCATTCATGCGCCCCGAAAAGGAATTATTGAG GTGTGGCAGATGAGAACTGGACCACGTCTCTTAGCTATCCAGTGTGCTAAAGGCTGCAGATTGTTACAGCCAACATACAGGTTTGGATCATTATCAGACTCTCCTTATGTTCCTCTCGAAGTGTTTTTGTTGAATGGAGACTCAGGCCAGTTGTCAGTGTTGAATCGTTttcttaattga
- the LOC107918043 gene encoding rab3 GTPase-activating protein non-catalytic subunit isoform X2 yields MSKRSHHHLTELGCIACEDLTEFGAGKEGWLAPDAGTTVLCALDVHSLAIANRSVVLILGWSDSDEPRVKIRPELSPIEAERITAIEWLVFDDIKVIAIGTSRGFLLMYSLRGDLIHRQMVYHGQIIKLRVRGTKKDLMQDISSEDVCVVMPGVIARFDGSDIRSMLQRWFQETHSRFWDEKSNKDSEDNGNFDDRLPYQIWNVNKYGSCVDAAITGIMPPPLMELQSSQRYYCAVTIGDDAVISAFRLSEDRKRSLVGVILSKVMPVTFSTIASFSKMIWRSEPTPTSKPEEKLQSFARASSLTCLKDYPRKGEKLTLSPSGTLAAITDSLGRILLLDTQALVVVRIWKGYRDANCFFMEMLVNRDDKCASSSYHVPGKSDYCLCLAIHAPRKGIIEVWQMRTGPRLLAIQCAKGCRLLQPTYRFGSLSDSPYVPLEVFLLNGDSGQLSVLNRFLN; encoded by the exons ATGTCCAAGCGGAGCCACCATCACTTGACGGAACTCGGCTGCATCGCCTGCGAAGATTTGACGGAGTTCGGTGCCGGAAAGGAAGGTTGGTTAGCCCCTGATGCCGGCACCACCGTCCTCTGCGCTCTCGACGTCCATTCTCTCGCAATCGCTAACCGATCTGTTGTTCTCATCCTCGGCTGGTCCGACTCGGACGAACCTCGGGTTAAGATCCGACCCGAACTGTCACCTATCGAGGCAGAGCGCATCACGGCCATCGAGTGGCTGGTTTTCGATGATATTAAAGTGATTGCAATCGGAACCTCTAGAGGATTCCTTTTGATGTACTCTTTGCGTGGTGATTTGATTCATAGACAG atGGTATATCACGGACAAATCATAAAGCTAAGAGTTCGGGGAACTAAGAAAGATCTGATGCAAGATATATCTTCAGAGGATGTTTGTGTTGTCATGCCGGGTGTAATCGCTCGTTTTGATGGGTCTGATATACGG AGTATGCTTCAAAGGTGGTTTCAAGAAACTCATTCTCGTTTTTGGGATGAGAAATCAAATAAAGATTCAGAGGATAACGGCAACTTTGACGACAGATTGCCTTACCAGATATGGAATGTTAATAAGTATGGGTCATGTGTTGATGCAGCAATCACTGGCATAATGCCACCTCCACTCATGGAACTCcag TCAAGTCAACGTTACTATTGTGCTGTCACCATTGGAGATGATGCTGTGATCTCTGCTTTCAG ACTTTCAGAAGATAGGAAACGTTCCTTGGTAGGAGTTATTTTGTCAAAAGTTATGCCTGTCACATTTTCCACTATTGCTTCTTTTTCCAAAATGATATGGCGGAGTGAACCAACACCAACCAGTAAACCAGAAGAGAAGCTTCAGTCATTTGCTCGAG CTTCTTCATTGACATGTTTGAAGGACTACCCAAGAAAGGGTGAAAAGCTGACCTTATCACCCAGTGGCACTTTGGCTGCTATCACGGATTCACTTGGTCGTATATTACTCTTAGATACTCAGGCACTTGTAGTAGTGCGAATTTGGAAG GGATATCGTGATGCAAACTGCTTTTTCATGGAAATGTTAGTGAATAGAGATGATAAATGTGCAAGTTCCTCTTACCATGTACCAGGAAAGAGTGACTATTGCCTCTGTTTAGCCATTCATGCGCCCCGAAAAGGAATTATTGAG GTGTGGCAGATGAGAACTGGACCACGTCTCTTAGCTATCCAGTGTGCTAAAGGCTGCAGATTGTTACAGCCAACATACAGGTTTGGATCATTATCAGACTCTCCTTATGTTCCTCTCGAAGTGTTTTTGTTGAATGGAGACTCAGGCCAGTTGTCAGTGTTGAATCGTTttcttaattga